From one Sulfurimonas sp. HSL-3221 genomic stretch:
- a CDS encoding heavy-metal-associated domain-containing protein produces MKESVAVANVRCSGCAATITQALEAEGFTSVEVDLTCEPRIVTVDVADDARSALFKTILRRLGYPLAEEQVSGLDAAGLKAKSFVSCAIGKFSTKSEE; encoded by the coding sequence ATGAAAGAGAGTGTCGCCGTCGCCAATGTCCGCTGCAGCGGCTGCGCAGCGACGATCACGCAGGCACTCGAAGCCGAAGGGTTTACATCCGTAGAGGTCGATTTGACGTGTGAGCCTCGTATCGTAACAGTAGATGTTGCGGACGACGCGCGATCAGCACTATTCAAAACGATTTTACGAAGGCTGGGCTATCCTCTTGCAGAAGAGCAGGTCAGCGGTCTGGACGCGGCGGGACTGAAAGCAAAAAGCTTCGTCTCCTGTGCCATCGGAAAGTTTTCAACCAAAAGTGAAGAGTAG
- the mdh gene encoding malate dehydrogenase, which produces MNQGKRVGIVGAGNVGATVAYSLAMLGSCHEIILRDNKIEVAKGKALDMSQAAAAVRSHTVVSVAESMEELTDCDVVVVTAGSPRLPGMSRDDLLMINAKITKEVVRGIAKYSPNAIIIMVSNPLDAMTYVALKESGFDRSRVLGMAGILDSSRMAAFIQEKLGYGGGQIRASVMGGHGDDMVPLPRYSTVAGVPLFDLLTEDEIDEIVDRTRHGGAEIVGYLKTGSAYYAPAKSTAIMVEAILKDTKQIHPCAVYLEGEYGYDDVVSGVPVMIGANGAEKIIEVTLNEKEKEMFARSCNSVQTLIDTLNENKFFEEA; this is translated from the coding sequence ATGAATCAGGGTAAACGTGTTGGAATCGTCGGCGCCGGAAACGTAGGTGCGACTGTCGCGTATTCACTGGCAATGCTCGGATCATGCCATGAGATCATTCTCCGCGACAACAAGATCGAAGTCGCAAAGGGCAAGGCCCTCGATATGTCACAGGCGGCGGCAGCGGTCCGCAGCCATACGGTTGTCAGCGTCGCCGAGAGCATGGAAGAGCTCACGGACTGCGACGTCGTCGTTGTCACTGCCGGAAGCCCGCGTCTGCCGGGCATGAGCCGCGACGATCTGCTGATGATCAACGCCAAAATCACCAAAGAGGTCGTGCGCGGCATCGCAAAATACTCTCCGAACGCGATTATCATCATGGTCTCCAACCCGCTGGACGCGATGACCTATGTCGCGCTCAAAGAGAGCGGCTTCGACCGCAGCCGCGTCCTGGGGATGGCCGGCATCCTCGACAGCTCCCGCATGGCGGCATTCATCCAGGAAAAATTGGGCTACGGCGGTGGGCAGATCCGTGCTTCCGTCATGGGCGGACATGGTGACGATATGGTACCGCTTCCGCGCTACTCCACCGTCGCGGGCGTCCCGCTCTTCGACCTCCTTACCGAGGACGAAATCGATGAGATCGTCGACCGTACCCGCCACGGCGGCGCCGAGATCGTCGGCTACCTCAAGACCGGTTCCGCGTACTATGCCCCGGCGAAATCCACGGCCATCATGGTCGAGGCGATCCTGAAAGATACGAAACAGATCCACCCGTGCGCCGTTTACCTCGAGGGCGAGTACGGCTACGACGACGTCGTATCCGGCGTCCCGGTCATGATCGGTGCCAACGGCGCGGAAAAGATCATCGAAGTGACGCTCAACGAGAAAGAGAAAGAGATGTTCGCCCGCTCGTGCAACTCTGTTCAGACCCTGATCGACACCCTGAACGAAAACAAATTCTTTGAGGAGGCCTAA
- the fumC gene encoding class II fumarate hydratase — protein sequence MDYRIEKDTMGEMQVPKDAYWAAQTQRSIQNFRIGEETMPYEITRAFSYLKKAVALVNKDLGKLDAKKADAIAQAADEMLAGKLDGNYPLVVWQTGSGTQSNMNNNEVLANRATEILGGDFRTEKLVHPNDDVNKSQSSNDTYPTALHVASVIAVEERLLPAIAKLKATLQAKSEEFAHLVKIGRTHLQDATPLTLGQEISGWVEMLAKSEKMAKDSLDAVRELALGGTAVGTGLNAHPELGARVAAKLTELTGHDFVTAPNKFHALTSHDALVFAHGALKALAADMMKIANDVRWLASGPRCGIGEISIPENEPGSSIMPGKVNPTQSEAVTMVACQVMGNDATIGFAASQGNFELNVFKPVIAYNFLQSVRLLADSIVSFNDNAAVGIKANEENIEHFLNDSLMLVTALNPHIGYENAAKIAKTAHKNGTTLKEEAVKLGLLSAEEFDKYVVPGDMIAPKA from the coding sequence TTGGACTACAGAATCGAAAAGGATACGATGGGGGAGATGCAGGTCCCCAAAGATGCGTACTGGGCAGCCCAGACGCAGCGCTCTATCCAGAATTTCCGCATCGGCGAAGAGACGATGCCCTACGAGATCACCCGTGCGTTTTCCTATTTGAAAAAAGCGGTTGCTCTGGTCAACAAGGACCTCGGCAAGCTTGATGCGAAAAAAGCGGATGCGATCGCCCAGGCGGCGGACGAGATGCTCGCGGGCAAACTCGACGGCAACTACCCGCTCGTCGTATGGCAGACCGGTTCGGGTACGCAGTCGAACATGAACAACAACGAGGTCCTCGCCAACCGCGCGACGGAGATCCTCGGCGGCGACTTCCGTACGGAGAAACTTGTCCACCCGAACGATGACGTCAACAAGTCTCAGAGTTCCAACGACACCTACCCGACGGCCCTGCATGTCGCATCTGTCATCGCCGTCGAAGAGCGCCTGCTCCCAGCGATCGCCAAGCTCAAAGCGACGCTCCAGGCGAAAAGCGAAGAGTTTGCCCATCTCGTCAAGATCGGCCGTACGCACCTTCAGGATGCGACACCGCTTACCTTGGGTCAGGAGATCAGCGGCTGGGTCGAGATGCTCGCCAAGTCCGAAAAGATGGCCAAGGATTCCCTTGACGCTGTCCGCGAGCTTGCCCTTGGCGGTACGGCGGTCGGTACGGGCCTCAACGCCCACCCGGAACTGGGGGCACGCGTCGCGGCGAAACTGACGGAACTGACGGGGCACGATTTCGTGACGGCGCCGAACAAGTTCCATGCGCTGACGTCCCACGATGCGCTCGTCTTTGCCCACGGTGCGCTCAAAGCCCTCGCGGCGGATATGATGAAAATCGCCAACGACGTCCGCTGGCTGGCCTCCGGCCCGCGCTGCGGCATCGGCGAGATCTCCATCCCGGAAAACGAGCCGGGTTCCTCGATCATGCCGGGCAAGGTCAACCCGACGCAGAGCGAAGCGGTCACGATGGTCGCCTGCCAGGTGATGGGGAACGACGCAACGATCGGTTTCGCGGCATCCCAGGGGAACTTCGAGCTGAACGTCTTCAAGCCGGTGATCGCCTACAACTTCCTGCAGTCCGTCCGCCTGCTCGCCGACAGCATCGTCTCTTTCAATGACAATGCCGCCGTCGGCATCAAGGCAAACGAGGAGAACATCGAGCACTTCCTCAACGATTCGCTGATGCTCGTCACGGCGCTCAACCCGCATATCGGCTACGAGAATGCGGCCAAGATCGCGAAGACGGCGCACAAGAACGGCACGACCCTCAAGGAAGAGGCGGTCAAGCTCGGCCTGCTGAGTGCCGAAGAGTTCGATAAATACGTGGTACCGGGTGATATGATTGCCCCCAAAGCGTAA
- a CDS encoding NADP-dependent isocitrate dehydrogenase → MSKIIWSKIDEAPALATYSFFPIASKFCAEGGVELEQSDISLAGRVLAAMGKGEDELSKLGELVLKPEGNIIKLPNISASVGQLKDCIAELQEQGYDIPNYPENPANDEEKALQATYSTCLGSAVNPVLREGNSDRRAAKAVKNYAQKNPHRLKAYSENSKSYVAHMNGNGDFYGNEKSITMEKGQKVTIALNGNELKTIDALDGEVLDGTFMSVKALRAFYKQTIEDAKAKGVIWSVHLKATMMKISDPVMFGHGFECFFEGVFSKYADTFAEVGVNPNLGMSDLEKKIKGHAKEAEIKAAFQAVVEADSPKIAMVDSDKGTTNFNAPNDIIIDASMPVVVREGGKQWDRNGDALECVAVIPDSTYGMFHEEMVADCVKNGQYDVTTMGTMQNVGLMAQKAEEYGSHPTTFVLDEAGTVTVTAEDGTVLMSFECEAGDIWRMSRAKDIPIKDWIRLAFERGQIEQIPVVFWLDENRAHDAQMIAKVKKYMPEFNTDGLEIHFMDITAATRFTNERIRAGKDTIAVTGNVLRDHLTDMYPILELGTSAKMLSIVPLLAGGGLFETGAGGSAPKHVDQFLAEGHLRWDSLGEFLALAESLRMIEQKYPNAKLAEVTAALDVANQEYLDNNKAPGRKAGEPDNKASHFYVAQYWATALADSADKDLQAKFTPVAKALKENEAKIMEELMAVEGKAQDIGGYYHPDDAKAEAAMRPSATLNAIIDAL, encoded by the coding sequence ATGTCTAAAATCATCTGGTCGAAAATTGACGAAGCTCCGGCTTTGGCTACATACTCGTTCTTTCCGATTGCTTCCAAATTCTGCGCTGAGGGCGGCGTCGAACTGGAACAAAGCGATATCTCACTTGCCGGTCGTGTCCTTGCCGCGATGGGTAAAGGTGAAGATGAACTCTCAAAACTGGGCGAGCTTGTCCTGAAGCCTGAAGGCAACATTATTAAGCTGCCGAACATCTCTGCATCCGTCGGTCAGCTCAAAGACTGTATCGCCGAACTCCAGGAGCAGGGTTACGATATCCCGAACTATCCTGAAAATCCGGCGAATGACGAAGAGAAAGCGCTCCAGGCGACGTACAGCACCTGCCTCGGTTCCGCGGTAAACCCGGTTCTTCGCGAAGGCAACTCCGACCGCCGTGCGGCGAAAGCGGTCAAGAACTATGCACAGAAGAACCCGCACCGCCTCAAAGCATACTCTGAAAACTCCAAATCCTATGTCGCGCACATGAACGGCAACGGTGACTTCTACGGCAACGAGAAGTCCATCACAATGGAAAAAGGCCAGAAAGTCACGATCGCTCTCAACGGCAACGAACTCAAAACAATCGATGCACTTGACGGCGAAGTGCTCGACGGTACCTTCATGTCCGTCAAAGCACTCCGCGCATTCTACAAGCAGACGATCGAGGACGCGAAAGCGAAAGGCGTCATCTGGTCGGTCCACCTCAAAGCGACGATGATGAAGATCTCCGACCCGGTTATGTTCGGCCACGGATTTGAATGTTTCTTCGAAGGTGTCTTCAGCAAGTATGCGGATACATTCGCGGAAGTCGGCGTCAACCCGAACCTCGGTATGTCCGACCTTGAAAAGAAGATCAAGGGTCACGCGAAAGAGGCGGAGATCAAAGCGGCATTCCAGGCGGTTGTCGAAGCGGACAGCCCGAAAATCGCGATGGTCGACTCTGACAAGGGTACGACGAACTTCAACGCGCCGAACGACATCATTATCGATGCATCCATGCCGGTTGTCGTCCGTGAAGGCGGTAAACAGTGGGATCGCAACGGTGATGCGCTCGAGTGTGTCGCTGTCATTCCGGACTCCACGTACGGTATGTTCCACGAAGAGATGGTCGCTGACTGTGTCAAAAACGGACAGTACGACGTCACAACAATGGGGACGATGCAGAACGTCGGACTGATGGCACAGAAGGCGGAAGAGTACGGCTCCCATCCGACAACGTTCGTCCTCGACGAAGCGGGTACGGTTACCGTTACAGCCGAAGACGGCACGGTTCTGATGAGCTTTGAGTGTGAAGCGGGTGACATCTGGCGTATGTCCCGTGCGAAAGACATCCCGATCAAAGACTGGATCCGCCTCGCATTCGAACGCGGCCAGATCGAACAGATCCCGGTCGTTTTCTGGCTGGACGAAAACCGCGCCCACGATGCGCAGATGATCGCCAAAGTCAAAAAATACATGCCGGAGTTCAATACGGACGGTCTGGAGATCCACTTTATGGACATCACCGCTGCGACACGCTTCACGAACGAGCGTATCCGTGCGGGCAAAGATACGATCGCCGTTACCGGTAACGTTCTGCGCGACCACCTCACCGACATGTACCCGATCCTCGAGCTCGGTACGTCGGCGAAAATGCTCTCCATCGTTCCGCTGCTCGCGGGCGGCGGCCTGTTCGAAACCGGTGCGGGCGGTTCTGCGCCGAAGCACGTCGACCAGTTCCTGGCAGAGGGTCACCTCCGTTGGGACTCCCTGGGTGAATTCCTCGCCCTGGCCGAGTCTCTGCGCATGATCGAGCAGAAGTACCCGAATGCCAAACTGGCTGAAGTAACTGCTGCCCTTGACGTTGCGAACCAGGAGTACCTTGACAATAACAAGGCTCCGGGCCGTAAAGCGGGCGAGCCGGACAACAAAGCATCCCACTTCTATGTCGCACAGTATTGGGCGACGGCGCTGGCGGATTCTGCAGACAAAGATCTGCAGGCGAAATTTACGCCGGTCGCGAAAGCGCTCAAAGAGAACGAAGCGAAGATCATGGAAGAGCTGATGGCTGTCGAAGGCAAAGCACAGGACATCGGCGGGTACTACCACCCGGACGATGCGAAAGCAGAAGCGGCAATGCGCCCGTCTGCCACACTCAACGCGATTATCGACGCGCTCTAA
- the mltG gene encoding endolytic transglycosylase MltG, producing MALSFIYYLNMGLTTSKVLYIPQGSIRKIITHLETANPQLNRLDAFLLRFVGRPQHGWIDLGSTAMTHGDFLYRITTSKAAMKPVTLVPGETTQVFFTQLAESHGLDPVRLMEAFREQSPYEEGAIVPDTYQLPIGITEPDAVQLLLRYAEAKQRAWSEKIFGLYNERKWYHYIIIASVIQKEAADNAEMPLVSSVIANRLAKGMKLQMDGTLNYGPYSHEKITAARIRSDKSGYNTYLHSGLPAAPVCNVGFDAIRAAIFPAKTEYLYFTKGADGKHRFTRYYSTHLRNINHVTK from the coding sequence ATGGCGTTGTCGTTCATCTATTACCTGAATATGGGGCTCACGACATCGAAGGTGCTCTATATTCCCCAGGGATCAATTCGCAAGATTATAACACACCTAGAAACCGCCAACCCGCAGCTTAACCGCCTGGACGCCTTTTTGCTGCGCTTTGTCGGCCGGCCGCAGCACGGCTGGATCGACCTGGGAAGCACGGCCATGACCCACGGCGATTTCCTCTACCGGATTACGACCTCCAAAGCGGCGATGAAACCGGTCACCCTGGTCCCCGGGGAGACGACCCAGGTCTTCTTCACACAGCTTGCCGAGAGCCACGGGCTCGACCCGGTACGGCTGATGGAGGCGTTCCGGGAGCAGAGCCCCTATGAGGAAGGGGCGATCGTCCCTGATACCTATCAGCTTCCCATAGGCATTACCGAACCCGACGCCGTGCAGCTGCTGCTGCGCTACGCCGAGGCGAAACAGCGCGCCTGGTCGGAGAAGATCTTCGGCCTTTACAACGAGCGCAAATGGTACCACTATATAATCATCGCCTCGGTGATCCAGAAAGAGGCGGCGGACAATGCGGAAATGCCGCTGGTCTCCTCCGTCATTGCCAACCGGCTCGCCAAGGGGATGAAGCTGCAGATGGACGGCACACTCAACTACGGTCCGTACTCCCATGAAAAGATCACCGCCGCGCGCATCCGATCGGACAAGAGCGGCTATAACACCTATCTGCACAGCGGTCTGCCGGCCGCCCCGGTCTGCAACGTCGGCTTCGATGCGATCCGTGCGGCGATCTTTCCGGCCAAAACGGAGTACCTCTATTTTACGAAAGGCGCCGACGGAAAGCACCGCTTCACACGTTACTATTCTACACACTTACGCAATATTAACCATGTTACTAAATGA
- the sucC gene encoding ADP-forming succinate--CoA ligase subunit beta: MNIHEYQAKQIFAKYGVPTPRGIVANTPDQAVANAEELGGDVWVVKAQIHAGGRGLGGGVKLARSLDEVRELAGQILGMTLVTHQTGPEGKLVQKVYIEEGADIKDELYLGVVLDRAKEMPVIMASTEGGMEIEKVAEETPEKIVKVAIDPTIGFQGFHGRELAFGLGLPKEEQGKFIKFAAALYNVYMENDAEMIEINPLIKTGAGDFLALDGKMGFDDSALGRHPDIEDMRDISEEDADEREASRFGLSYVSLDGEIGCMVNGAGLAMGTMDTINYMGGTPANFLDVGGKANAETVAKGFEIILKNPSVKAIFVNIFGGIVRCDRIANGILEATKLVDVHVPVIVRLDGTNAPEAAEILRNANIANVIAAEDLADGAAKAVAAAKGE; this comes from the coding sequence ATGAATATCCATGAATATCAGGCGAAGCAGATTTTTGCCAAATACGGCGTACCGACCCCGCGCGGTATCGTCGCGAACACACCTGACCAGGCGGTCGCAAACGCTGAAGAGCTGGGCGGAGACGTCTGGGTCGTCAAAGCACAGATCCATGCAGGGGGCCGCGGCCTCGGCGGCGGTGTCAAACTGGCACGCTCCCTGGACGAGGTCCGCGAGCTTGCGGGTCAGATCCTCGGCATGACGCTGGTCACACACCAGACGGGTCCGGAAGGAAAACTGGTCCAGAAGGTCTACATCGAAGAGGGCGCGGACATCAAGGATGAGCTCTACCTCGGCGTGGTCCTGGACCGTGCGAAAGAGATGCCTGTCATCATGGCCTCCACCGAAGGCGGCATGGAGATCGAAAAGGTCGCTGAAGAAACGCCGGAGAAGATCGTCAAAGTTGCGATCGACCCGACCATCGGTTTCCAGGGCTTCCACGGCCGCGAACTCGCTTTCGGCCTCGGACTGCCGAAAGAGGAGCAGGGCAAATTCATCAAATTTGCTGCAGCCCTCTACAACGTCTATATGGAAAACGACGCGGAGATGATCGAGATCAACCCGCTGATCAAGACGGGTGCGGGCGACTTCCTCGCACTCGACGGCAAGATGGGCTTTGACGACTCCGCACTGGGCCGCCACCCGGACATCGAAGACATGCGCGACATCTCCGAAGAGGATGCGGACGAGCGCGAAGCAAGCCGCTTCGGCCTCTCTTATGTCTCCCTCGACGGCGAGATCGGCTGTATGGTCAATGGCGCGGGCCTCGCGATGGGGACGATGGACACCATCAACTACATGGGCGGTACCCCGGCGAACTTCCTCGACGTCGGCGGTAAAGCGAACGCTGAAACGGTGGCAAAGGGATTTGAGATCATCCTCAAAAACCCCAGTGTCAAAGCGATCTTCGTCAACATCTTCGGCGGTATCGTCCGCTGTGACCGTATCGCCAACGGGATCCTCGAAGCGACGAAACTGGTCGACGTCCACGTTCCGGTCATCGTCCGTCTCGACGGTACGAACGCCCCTGAAGCGGCGGAGATCCTCAGAAACGCCAACATTGCGAACGTCATCGCGGCGGAAGACCTTGCAGACGGTGCAGCCAAAGCCGTCGCAGCAGCGAAAGGAGAGTAA
- a CDS encoding 4Fe-4S dicluster domain-containing protein has translation MFQTENPGDAPVWVNTNNCKACDICVSVCPSGVLGMRYEPTSTLGAMISIDHPESCIGCNECELTCPDFAIYVADKKEYKFAKLTDEAKARQAAIVANNYMSLEQ, from the coding sequence ATGTTTCAGACTGAAAATCCGGGTGATGCCCCTGTCTGGGTCAACACCAACAACTGTAAAGCATGTGATATCTGTGTTTCCGTCTGCCCTTCGGGCGTTCTGGGGATGCGTTATGAACCGACATCTACACTGGGTGCGATGATCTCCATCGACCACCCGGAGTCATGTATCGGCTGTAACGAGTGCGAACTCACATGTCCGGACTTTGCGATTTATGTTGCAGATAAGAAAGAGTACAAATTTGCGAAGCTGACAGACGAAGCAAAAGCTCGCCAGGCGGCGATCGTTGCTAACAACTATATGTCACTTGAGCAGTAA
- the sucD gene encoding succinate--CoA ligase subunit alpha, which translates to MSILVNKDTKVIVQGFTGKEGTFHAEQCIAYGTQIVGGVTPNKGGQEHLGKPVFNTVKEAVDATAATVSMIFVPPAFVGDAVMEAADAGIELAVIITEGAPVRDMMYAKMYASKKGMKTIGPNCPGIITAEECKIGIMPGMIFKKGNVGLISKSGTLTYEGANQVVREGFGITTAVGIGGDPIIGLSYKQLLPLFEADPETEAIVMIGEIGGDLEIQAAAFIKENITKPVVAFIAGQTAPKGKRMGHAGAIVSGAAGTAAEKMAALEAAGVKVVVSPAEIGKAVAEVLSK; encoded by the coding sequence ATGTCAATTCTTGTAAACAAAGATACCAAAGTTATCGTTCAGGGTTTCACAGGGAAAGAGGGTACTTTCCATGCTGAGCAGTGCATCGCCTACGGCACGCAGATCGTCGGCGGCGTGACACCGAACAAAGGCGGTCAGGAGCATCTGGGCAAACCGGTTTTCAACACGGTCAAAGAAGCGGTCGATGCAACGGCCGCGACCGTCTCCATGATCTTCGTTCCGCCGGCATTCGTCGGTGACGCGGTGATGGAAGCGGCGGATGCCGGCATCGAGCTTGCGGTTATTATTACCGAAGGCGCACCGGTCCGCGACATGATGTATGCCAAAATGTACGCATCGAAAAAAGGCATGAAGACCATCGGGCCGAACTGTCCGGGTATCATCACTGCTGAAGAGTGCAAGATCGGGATCATGCCGGGCATGATCTTCAAAAAAGGCAACGTCGGTCTGATCTCCAAGTCCGGTACGCTGACGTACGAAGGTGCAAACCAGGTCGTCAGAGAGGGCTTCGGTATCACGACAGCCGTCGGTATCGGCGGTGACCCGATCATCGGTCTTTCCTACAAGCAGCTGCTCCCGCTCTTCGAAGCGGACCCGGAAACGGAAGCGATCGTCATGATCGGTGAGATCGGCGGAGACTTGGAAATCCAGGCAGCCGCATTTATTAAGGAAAATATCACCAAACCGGTTGTAGCTTTTATCGCGGGCCAGACGGCGCCGAAAGGCAAACGTATGGGTCATGCCGGTGCGATCGTCTCCGGCGCTGCCGGTACGGCGGCCGAGAAGATGGCGGCACTCGAAGCGGCAGGCGTCAAAGTCGTCGTTTCGCCGGCAGAGATCGGCAAAGCGGTCGCAGAGGTTCTTTCCAAATAA